Proteins encoded together in one Mercenaria mercenaria strain notata chromosome 18, MADL_Memer_1, whole genome shotgun sequence window:
- the LOC128550658 gene encoding receptor-type tyrosine-protein phosphatase kappa-like isoform X2, producing the protein MYDNFVINLDAEDNTREAETDMDEILLENIDDEPKSIIVTDVNIPASDTYYNMAGLVRSRVQISQLYDNIQNKSNFESEFEKLPKGLTRTCNEALKPHNRAKNRYNGIYAYDATRVVLRSKSFINANYVEGHGQSQISYIASLGPTKRTMDNFATFWEMVWQEHTNKIVMLTNLDESKKMKCEQYWPDQGRHMTYGDFTVTCAAEKVFSDFVVRDFIVKQHSEAWKVKQYHYTAWSDKSVPHTVASLVEFRDKVEQGERPIQGRMIVHCSAGIGRTGTYIALDILIREGKEEASVDIFGCVIGLRGQRVSLVQNVEQYIFLHHCVLYALTCEPDIFHVTAIPHAFTDEKIATQYQSFQNLMQLTIKDKRMMIQAKGSKENRKVADIPDDDHRVRLTLTKHDCINAVYVNGYKEKNKFILAQTPLSNTVEDFVSMLYQEMCSYVVCLDEENINDKTVAQYIPPANKVSTFGHFQVSCTRNDSREDFIIRELKLSRVGSPPERELTVHHYQLKCWKSQDIVPKNTSSLLNTTVDVEKVRGTSHSEQPIVIHCLNSSDSATTVLKNFWRCQTQTRTTILAMYKYNHENEKINIKLLYCFSIEEFIYRSMIRRR; encoded by the exons ATGTATGACAACTTTGTAATTAATCTTGATGCGGAGGACAATACACGTGAAGCGGAAACGGATATGGATGAAATACTGCTGGAAAACATTGATGATGAACCTAAAAGTATCATAGTGACAG ATGTAAACATCCCAGCATCGGATACATATTACAATATGGCTGGTTTGGTGAGAAGTCGCGTTCAGATCTCACAATTATATGACAATATACAGAACAAATCGAATTTCGAGAGTGAATTTGAG AAACTTCCAAAAGGGCTGACAAGGACCTGCAACGAAGCATTAAAACCTCACAACAGAGCGAAAAATAGATACAATGGCATTTATGCTT AtgacgctacacgtgttgttctGCGTAGCAAAAGCTTTATTAATGCAAACTATGTTGAG GGTCATGGTCAGTCTCAAATATCTTACATTGCATCTCTGG GTCCTACAAAACGTACCATGGacaattttgcaacattttggGAGATGGTCTGGCAAGAGCATACAAATAAAATCGTCATGCTTACCAACTTGGATGAGTCTAAG AAAATGAAGTGCGAACAGTATTGGCCGGACCAAGGAAGACATATGACCTATGGAGATTTCACAGTGACTTGTGCCGCTGAAAAAGTGTTCTCAGACTTTGTTGTTAGAGACTTTATTGTAAAACAG CATTCTGAAGCCTGGAAGGTGAAACAATATCATTACACAGCTTGGTCAGACAAATCCGTTCCGCATACAGTAGCATCTTTGGTAGAATTTAGAGATAAAGTGGAACAGGGAGAGAGACCGATTCAGGGACGAATGATAGTACATTGCAG TGCTGGTATTGGACGAACTGGAACCTACATTGCTTTAGATATTCTTATACGAGAAGGCAAAGAAGAGGCATCTGTAGATATCTTTGGTTGTGTTATTGGTCTTCGAGGTCAGAGAGTAAGCTTggtgcagaatgtt GAACAATACATATTCCTCCATCATTGTGTTCTGTATGCTCTGACATGTGAGCCTGACATATTTCATGTCACTGCGATTCCACATGCCTTTACAGATGAGAAAATAGCGACACAATATCAG TCCTTCCAGAATCTGATGCAGTTAACaattaaagataaaagaatgATGATACAAGCCAAAGGCAGTAAGGAAAACAGAAAAGTGGCGGATATACCTG ACGATGATCATAGAGTAAGGTTGACTTTGACAAAACACGACTGTATAAATGCTGTCTATGTCAAT GGATATAAAGAAAAGAACAAGTTCATCCTTGCACAGACACCTTTGTCTAACACAGTAGAGGATTTTGTGTCCATGTTATACCAAGAAATGTGTTCATATGTTGTTTGTCTGGACGaggaaaatataaatgataaa aCGGTTGCCCAGTacattcctccggccaataaagTATCAACGTTTGGTCATTTtcaagtgtcatgcacaagaaatGATTCAAGGGAAGATTTTATTATTCGGGAGTTGAAACTCTCGCGAGTTGGATCG CCACCTGAAAGAGAACTGACGGTCCATCACTACCAGCTTAAATGTTGGAAAAGCCAAGACATTGTTCCAAAGAATACATCTTCATTACTGAATACAACCGTAGATGTTGAAAAAGTCAGAGGAACTTCACACTCAGAACAACCTATAGTTATACACTGCTT GAACAGCTCAGATTCTGCTACAACTGTATTGAAGAATTTTTGGAGATGCCAGACACAAACACGCACTACAATATTGGCAATGTATAAATACAATCATgagaatgaaaaaataaacataaaactatTATACTGTTTCTCTATAGAGGAATTTATTTATCGCAGTATGATAAGGCGAAGATAG
- the LOC128550658 gene encoding receptor-type tyrosine-protein phosphatase kappa-like isoform X1, whose product MYDNFVINLDAEDNTREAETDMDEILLENIDDEPKSIIVTDVNIPASDTYYNMAGLVRSRVQISQLYDNIQNKSNFESEFEKLPKGLTRTCNEALKPHNRAKNRYNGIYAYDATRVVLRSKSFINANYVEGHGQSQISYIASLGPTKRTMDNFATFWEMVWQEHTNKIVMLTNLDESKKMKCEQYWPDQGRHMTYGDFTVTCAAEKVFSDFVVRDFIVKQHSEAWKVKQYHYTAWSDKSVPHTVASLVEFRDKVEQGERPIQGRMIVHCSAGIGRTGTYIALDILIREGKEEASVDIFGCVIGLRGQRVSLVQNVEQYIFLHHCVLYALTCEPDIFHVTAIPHAFTDEKIATQYQSFQNLMQLTIKDKRMMIQAKGSKENRKVADIPDDDHRVRLTLTKHDCINAVYVNGYKEKNKFILAQTPLSNTVEDFVSMLYQEMCSYVVCLDEENINDKTVAQYIPPANKVSTFGHFQVSCTRNDSREDFIIRELKLSRVGSPPERELTVHHYQLKCWKSQDIVPKNTSSLLNTTVDVEKVRGTSHSEQPIVIHCLTGSERSGLFCAVSLLLENIAIENELSVINTICQVRSRRRSAIQDIEQLRFCYNCIEEFLEMPDTNTHYNIGNV is encoded by the exons ATGTATGACAACTTTGTAATTAATCTTGATGCGGAGGACAATACACGTGAAGCGGAAACGGATATGGATGAAATACTGCTGGAAAACATTGATGATGAACCTAAAAGTATCATAGTGACAG ATGTAAACATCCCAGCATCGGATACATATTACAATATGGCTGGTTTGGTGAGAAGTCGCGTTCAGATCTCACAATTATATGACAATATACAGAACAAATCGAATTTCGAGAGTGAATTTGAG AAACTTCCAAAAGGGCTGACAAGGACCTGCAACGAAGCATTAAAACCTCACAACAGAGCGAAAAATAGATACAATGGCATTTATGCTT AtgacgctacacgtgttgttctGCGTAGCAAAAGCTTTATTAATGCAAACTATGTTGAG GGTCATGGTCAGTCTCAAATATCTTACATTGCATCTCTGG GTCCTACAAAACGTACCATGGacaattttgcaacattttggGAGATGGTCTGGCAAGAGCATACAAATAAAATCGTCATGCTTACCAACTTGGATGAGTCTAAG AAAATGAAGTGCGAACAGTATTGGCCGGACCAAGGAAGACATATGACCTATGGAGATTTCACAGTGACTTGTGCCGCTGAAAAAGTGTTCTCAGACTTTGTTGTTAGAGACTTTATTGTAAAACAG CATTCTGAAGCCTGGAAGGTGAAACAATATCATTACACAGCTTGGTCAGACAAATCCGTTCCGCATACAGTAGCATCTTTGGTAGAATTTAGAGATAAAGTGGAACAGGGAGAGAGACCGATTCAGGGACGAATGATAGTACATTGCAG TGCTGGTATTGGACGAACTGGAACCTACATTGCTTTAGATATTCTTATACGAGAAGGCAAAGAAGAGGCATCTGTAGATATCTTTGGTTGTGTTATTGGTCTTCGAGGTCAGAGAGTAAGCTTggtgcagaatgtt GAACAATACATATTCCTCCATCATTGTGTTCTGTATGCTCTGACATGTGAGCCTGACATATTTCATGTCACTGCGATTCCACATGCCTTTACAGATGAGAAAATAGCGACACAATATCAG TCCTTCCAGAATCTGATGCAGTTAACaattaaagataaaagaatgATGATACAAGCCAAAGGCAGTAAGGAAAACAGAAAAGTGGCGGATATACCTG ACGATGATCATAGAGTAAGGTTGACTTTGACAAAACACGACTGTATAAATGCTGTCTATGTCAAT GGATATAAAGAAAAGAACAAGTTCATCCTTGCACAGACACCTTTGTCTAACACAGTAGAGGATTTTGTGTCCATGTTATACCAAGAAATGTGTTCATATGTTGTTTGTCTGGACGaggaaaatataaatgataaa aCGGTTGCCCAGTacattcctccggccaataaagTATCAACGTTTGGTCATTTtcaagtgtcatgcacaagaaatGATTCAAGGGAAGATTTTATTATTCGGGAGTTGAAACTCTCGCGAGTTGGATCG CCACCTGAAAGAGAACTGACGGTCCATCACTACCAGCTTAAATGTTGGAAAAGCCAAGACATTGTTCCAAAGAATACATCTTCATTACTGAATACAACCGTAGATGTTGAAAAAGTCAGAGGAACTTCACACTCAGAACAACCTATAGTTATACACTGCTT GACTGGGTCTGAGAGAAGTGGTCTTTTCTGTGCAGTGTCTCTACTACTAGAAAATATTGCTATTGAGAACGAACTGAGCGTGATCAACACGATATGTCAGGTTCGCTCAAGAAGGAGGTCTGCTATTCAGGATATT GAACAGCTCAGATTCTGCTACAACTGTATTGAAGAATTTTTGGAGATGCCAGACACAAACACGCACTACAATATTGGCAATGTATAA